From Candidatus Methylopumilus planktonicus, a single genomic window includes:
- the ahcY gene encoding adenosylhomocysteinase has product MNTVTNQNLNTQDYLIADINQADFGRKEIAIAETEMPGLMAIREEYSKVKPLKGARISGSLHMTIQTAVLIETLKDLGAEVRWASCNIYSTQDHAAAAIAKSGTPVFAFKGETLDQYWEYTHRIFEWSDGGYTNMILDDGGDATLLLHLGTRAEKDAALISKPSSEEEVSLFNSIKQQLAIDPHWYSERLKHIKGVTEETTTGVHRLYQMHKEGKLAFPAINVNDSVTKSKFDNLYGCRESLVDAIKRATDVMIAGKVAVVAGYGDVGKGSAQALRALSAQVWVTEIDPICALQAAMEGYRVVTMDYAAEHADIFVTATGNYHVITRDHMSRMKHQAIVCNIGHFDNEIDVVSLNDCTWEEIKPQVDHVIFKDGKRIILLAKGRLVNLGCGTGHPSYVMSSSFANQTIAQIELFAHSEKYPVGVYTLPKHLDEKVARLQLKKLNAQLTNLSEEQAKYIGVKEEGPYKPEQYRY; this is encoded by the coding sequence ATGAATACAGTGACTAACCAAAATTTAAATACACAAGACTATCTTATTGCCGATATTAATCAGGCTGACTTTGGCCGAAAAGAAATCGCCATTGCAGAGACTGAAATGCCAGGCCTCATGGCTATTCGTGAAGAATATTCAAAAGTTAAACCATTAAAAGGTGCGCGCATTAGCGGCTCACTCCATATGACGATTCAAACAGCAGTGCTTATTGAAACCCTCAAGGATTTGGGGGCTGAGGTGAGATGGGCATCTTGCAACATCTATTCAACGCAAGACCATGCAGCAGCAGCGATAGCTAAAAGTGGGACGCCTGTTTTTGCTTTTAAAGGTGAAACGCTTGATCAATATTGGGAATATACGCATCGTATTTTTGAATGGAGCGATGGCGGCTATACCAATATGATTCTAGATGATGGTGGCGATGCAACTTTACTTCTTCACTTAGGTACGCGCGCTGAAAAAGATGCTGCATTGATTTCTAAGCCATCAAGCGAAGAGGAAGTTTCACTTTTTAATTCAATCAAGCAACAGTTAGCAATTGACCCTCATTGGTATTCTGAAAGGCTTAAACACATTAAAGGGGTGACTGAAGAGACGACAACAGGCGTTCATCGTTTATATCAAATGCACAAAGAAGGTAAATTGGCTTTCCCTGCAATTAATGTCAATGATTCAGTGACTAAATCTAAATTTGATAATCTTTATGGCTGCCGCGAATCTCTAGTAGACGCTATTAAACGTGCAACGGACGTGATGATTGCAGGTAAGGTAGCTGTTGTGGCTGGATACGGTGATGTAGGCAAAGGTTCAGCACAAGCACTTCGCGCTTTGTCTGCACAAGTATGGGTCACTGAAATTGATCCTATTTGCGCACTTCAAGCTGCAATGGAAGGGTACCGAGTCGTGACCATGGATTATGCTGCTGAACATGCTGACATTTTTGTAACAGCCACAGGTAATTATCATGTAATTACTCGCGACCATATGTCGCGTATGAAACATCAAGCGATCGTTTGTAATATCGGCCACTTTGACAATGAAATTGATGTTGTATCTTTAAACGATTGCACATGGGAAGAAATTAAACCGCAAGTTGACCACGTGATTTTTAAAGACGGTAAAAGAATCATCTTGCTTGCAAAAGGTAGGCTCGTGAATTTAGGATGTGGCACAGGGCATCCAAGTTATGTGATGAGCTCATCTTTCGCGAATCAAACGATTGCTCAGATTGAATTATTTGCGCACTCTGAGAAATATCCAGTCGGTGTATATACCTTACCAAAACATTTGGATGAGAAAGTTGCTCGCTTGCAATTGAAAAAATTAAATGCTCAACTTACAAACTTATCAGAAGAACAGGCTAAGTATATTGGCGTTAAAGAAGAAGGACCTTACAAGCCTGAGCAGTATCGTTATTAA
- the metF gene encoding methylenetetrahydrofolate reductase [NAD(P)H], with amino-acid sequence MPRKISYSFEFFPPSSPEGIKNSKDTRQQLSAFKPEFYSVTFGAGGSTRDLTLETVLEIKQEGFNAVPHISGISSTKAEIKTLLDLYQQHDIKHLVVLRGDVPHGAVSRGEFKHANELVSFIRQETNDYFHIEVGAYPEYHPEAVSSQTDIQNFKNKVDAGANSAITQFFFNADAYFRFMDECLIADINIPIVPGVMPIYNIKQLARFASNCGAEIPRWLRIKLESYGDDLPSLRSYGVDVVSELCETLIEWDVPSLHFYTLNQAGIITRIIKNIEGT; translated from the coding sequence ATGCCTAGGAAAATTTCTTACAGTTTTGAGTTTTTTCCTCCCAGTTCACCGGAAGGTATAAAAAACTCAAAAGATACGCGTCAGCAACTTTCTGCATTTAAGCCCGAATTTTACTCGGTGACATTCGGTGCAGGGGGTTCTACGCGAGATCTGACGCTTGAAACAGTATTAGAAATAAAACAAGAAGGCTTTAATGCGGTACCTCATATTTCAGGTATTTCATCGACAAAAGCAGAAATTAAAACTTTACTCGATCTCTATCAGCAACATGATATTAAGCACCTTGTAGTCTTGAGAGGTGATGTGCCACATGGCGCAGTGTCGAGAGGAGAGTTTAAACATGCTAATGAATTGGTAAGTTTTATTCGACAAGAAACCAATGATTATTTTCATATTGAAGTAGGGGCCTACCCTGAATATCATCCTGAAGCAGTCTCATCACAAACGGACATTCAAAACTTTAAAAATAAAGTGGATGCAGGAGCTAACTCGGCTATCACACAATTCTTTTTCAATGCTGACGCATATTTTAGATTTATGGATGAATGCTTGATTGCAGATATCAACATCCCAATTGTGCCAGGCGTTATGCCAATATATAACATTAAGCAATTGGCTCGCTTCGCGTCTAATTGTGGTGCAGAAATTCCTCGTTGGCTAAGAATTAAATTAGAGAGCTACGGGGACGACTTACCTTCATTAAGATCATACGGCGTAGATGTGGTATCTGAACTTTGTGAAACGTTGATTGAATGGGACGTGCCGAGCTTACATTTTTACACGTTAAATCAAGCAGGCATTATTACCCGCATCATTAAAAATATAGAAGGTACTTAG
- a CDS encoding DUF494 family protein: protein MLELLIYMFENYLSTQNLPDFKSITAELEAAGFDNQDIENAFTWFNQLKAMTNAIPVKNNACSSLGYRMYSENEQKKISAESLGFVLFLEQAKVLDPNEREIILDRAMALKQEHINIEEMRWIVMMALWNEGREKDFLFIEDAIYQDHNLVLH from the coding sequence ATGCTAGAACTGCTTATCTATATGTTTGAAAATTATCTGAGCACCCAAAATTTGCCTGACTTCAAAAGCATAACTGCAGAGCTCGAAGCTGCCGGATTTGATAATCAAGATATTGAAAATGCCTTTACTTGGTTTAATCAGCTAAAAGCGATGACTAATGCTATCCCTGTAAAAAATAATGCTTGTTCTTCATTAGGTTATCGCATGTACTCAGAAAATGAACAAAAAAAGATCAGTGCTGAAAGCTTAGGTTTTGTATTATTTCTAGAGCAAGCCAAGGTGCTTGACCCAAATGAACGAGAAATTATCCTTGATCGCGCTATGGCTCTCAAACAAGAGCATATTAATATCGAGGAAATGCGCTGGATTGTAATGATGGCGCTTTGGAATGAAGGTCGAGAAAAAGACTTTTTATTTATAGAAGATGCAATCTACCAAGATCACAACTTAGTTTTACACTAA
- the def gene encoding peptide deformylase — translation MAILNILNYPDPKLHTIAKPIEVVDNSIRRLIDDMAETMYSAPGIGLAATQVDRHLQLILVDISETKDNLKIFINPKIIESSGQQVYEEGCLSVPDVFESVKRAEHIKVQALDREGKSFELEADGLLAVCIQHEMDHLLGKVFVEYLSPLKRNRIKIKMKKRAKEHLVNV, via the coding sequence ATGGCAATTTTAAATATATTAAATTATCCTGACCCAAAACTGCATACTATTGCAAAACCAATCGAGGTTGTGGATAACTCCATTAGGAGGCTTATCGATGATATGGCGGAAACCATGTATTCTGCCCCCGGCATAGGATTAGCCGCAACTCAAGTTGATCGTCATCTTCAATTAATTTTGGTGGATATTTCTGAAACAAAAGATAATTTAAAGATTTTTATTAATCCTAAAATTATTGAATCATCAGGACAGCAAGTATATGAAGAAGGCTGTTTATCAGTGCCTGATGTATTTGAATCAGTGAAGCGTGCCGAACATATTAAAGTTCAAGCGCTTGATCGAGAGGGAAAATCTTTTGAGCTTGAAGCAGACGGTTTGCTGGCTGTCTGTATACAGCATGAAATGGACCATCTTCTAGGTAAGGTATTTGTAGAGTACTTGTCACCATTAAAACGCAATCGCATTAAAATAAAAATGAAAAAACGTGCCAAAGAGCATTTGGTTAATGTTTAA
- the fmt gene encoding methionyl-tRNA formyltransferase: protein MNHLKIIFAGTPDFAVPALQALYDKDYKVVGVLTQPDRPSGRGLKLQPSPVKLKANELSIPVYQPSELKSKQSYEALAAIDFNIMIVAAYGLIIPQAILDLPSLGCFNIHASLLPRWRGAAPIHRAILIGDKTTGVTIMRVVQKLDAGDMVKKAEIQISEKDTTEQLTKTLSILGANLMTEVMDELIKQGELQSSPQNEVNVTYAEKVTKEESKINWHDSALVIARKVRAFNSFPVAQTEYREAVCKIWEAQVAIDTNEDANIGQIIKLDEFIHVKCGEGVLSIKELQMPGGKRLKAKEFILGHRPILGDVFKS, encoded by the coding sequence GTGAATCACTTGAAAATTATTTTTGCTGGTACACCTGACTTTGCTGTTCCAGCATTGCAGGCTCTTTATGATAAAGATTATAAGGTGGTTGGTGTTTTAACTCAGCCTGACAGGCCATCAGGCCGAGGCTTGAAGCTTCAGCCGAGCCCTGTCAAGCTTAAAGCAAATGAATTAAGCATCCCTGTTTATCAGCCTTCAGAATTAAAAAGCAAACAATCATATGAGGCTTTAGCAGCAATTGATTTCAATATAATGATTGTGGCAGCTTATGGACTTATTATTCCCCAAGCCATTCTAGACCTGCCTTCTTTGGGTTGTTTTAATATACATGCGTCACTATTACCAAGATGGCGAGGTGCCGCTCCAATTCATCGTGCTATTTTGATAGGCGATAAGACAACCGGAGTCACAATTATGCGCGTAGTTCAAAAATTGGACGCGGGCGACATGGTAAAAAAAGCTGAAATTCAAATCAGCGAAAAAGATACAACTGAGCAATTAACAAAAACACTTTCAATATTAGGCGCTAATCTAATGACAGAAGTCATGGATGAATTAATTAAGCAAGGCGAGCTTCAATCTTCACCTCAAAATGAAGTCAATGTAACTTATGCTGAAAAAGTAACTAAAGAAGAGTCAAAAATTAATTGGCATGACTCCGCTTTAGTAATTGCTAGAAAAGTCAGAGCATTTAATTCGTTTCCAGTCGCACAAACAGAATATCGTGAAGCTGTTTGTAAAATTTGGGAGGCTCAAGTTGCTATAGATACTAATGAAGATGCCAATATAGGCCAAATTATAAAGCTTGATGAATTTATTCATGTGAAATGTGGTGAAGGTGTTTTATCAATTAAAGAGCTTCAAATGCCTGGAGGCAAAAGACTTAAAGCCAAAGAGTTCATTTTAGGTCACCGGCCTATACTGGGAGACGTCTTTAAGTCGTAA
- the rsmB gene encoding 16S rRNA (cytosine(967)-C(5))-methyltransferase RsmB, translating into MYHSQLIAADCVSEVIKGHNLNQVFERRFDHHQNITPQQKSVAIFLAYGAIRFLGENQFFIQQLINKKITNKKIEALLCVALFQLNHDQSTDFTVVNEAVEAAKFINKSWAGSFVNGVLRNFIRQKEKLQTELKNDEAAFYSYPSWWINLIKENYTKDWESILLNGNKHPPLILRINERKTNLKQYEEKLKSEAISYRVLGNIALELTQPTAVEKIPGFMDGEVSIQDFGAQLAAKLLDLQDGQICLDACSAPGGKTGHMLEIADIELVSIDHQKDRLYKVKENLERLHLHAHLKCSDLTAVNTWWNEKLFDRILLDAPCSASGVVRRHVDIKWLRRPRDIEMFAKQQEAMLEAMWQLLKKGGKLLYATCSIFNGENQKVIDRFIKEHIDAKEVKWSVDSEYSKYENQLIPSENHDGFFYALLEKN; encoded by the coding sequence TTGTATCACTCCCAACTTATTGCAGCGGATTGTGTGTCTGAAGTTATAAAAGGACATAATTTAAATCAAGTTTTTGAAAGACGCTTCGATCATCATCAGAATATTACACCCCAACAAAAATCAGTTGCGATTTTTTTGGCATATGGCGCTATTCGGTTCTTAGGTGAAAATCAATTTTTTATTCAGCAACTTATTAATAAAAAAATAACAAATAAAAAAATTGAAGCTTTACTTTGTGTTGCTTTGTTTCAATTGAATCATGACCAATCCACAGATTTTACAGTGGTTAATGAAGCTGTAGAAGCAGCTAAATTCATTAATAAATCCTGGGCAGGTTCTTTTGTAAATGGAGTGCTAAGAAACTTTATTCGTCAGAAAGAAAAATTACAAACAGAATTAAAAAATGATGAAGCGGCTTTTTATTCATACCCCTCATGGTGGATTAATCTTATTAAAGAAAATTACACCAAGGACTGGGAAAGTATATTGTTGAATGGAAACAAGCATCCACCATTAATATTGAGAATTAACGAACGAAAAACTAACCTTAAGCAATATGAAGAAAAACTTAAGTCCGAAGCGATTTCGTATCGAGTGCTGGGAAATATTGCATTAGAGCTGACTCAGCCTACTGCCGTAGAAAAAATACCCGGATTTATGGATGGCGAAGTTTCTATCCAAGACTTTGGTGCGCAACTTGCCGCAAAACTTTTAGATTTGCAGGATGGCCAGATTTGTCTTGACGCATGCAGTGCGCCTGGAGGAAAAACTGGCCATATGCTAGAAATAGCAGATATTGAATTAGTGTCTATTGACCACCAAAAAGATCGCCTATATAAAGTAAAGGAAAATTTGGAGAGATTGCATCTTCACGCGCATTTAAAATGTTCAGATTTAACAGCAGTAAATACATGGTGGAATGAAAAATTATTTGATCGTATCTTACTAGACGCCCCATGTTCTGCATCCGGCGTAGTAAGGCGTCACGTAGACATTAAATGGTTAAGAAGGCCTCGCGATATTGAAATGTTTGCTAAACAACAAGAGGCTATGCTTGAAGCTATGTGGCAGCTATTAAAAAAGGGTGGTAAATTACTTTACGCGACATGCTCTATCTTTAATGGCGAGAATCAGAAGGTTATTGATCGTTTTATTAAAGAACATATAGACGCAAAAGAAGTAAAATGGTCTGTTGATTCAGAATATAGCAAATATGAGAATCAATTAATACCAAGCGAAAACCATGACGGATTCTTTTATGCATTGCTTGAAAAAAATTAA
- a CDS encoding DUF4390 domain-containing protein produces MIIKTAEINSQFEAYFLNADFDLSFNDDLDEAIKKGIPINFIIEFELKKPRKYWFDEEVTKKTKEILLTYHALSKQFTLTESENRLIAFDNLTQAKNELKKIKNWRIFDKSQIDDTEKYSAYLQVKLDQTKLPKQLQADITSNQEWQLASKQFQWTFVNKK; encoded by the coding sequence TTGATTATCAAAACTGCTGAAATCAATAGCCAATTCGAAGCATATTTTTTAAATGCTGATTTTGATTTATCTTTTAATGATGATTTAGATGAAGCCATAAAAAAAGGTATTCCTATTAATTTTATTATTGAATTTGAGCTAAAAAAGCCCAGAAAATATTGGTTTGATGAGGAAGTCACTAAAAAAACAAAAGAAATTCTATTAACATACCATGCGCTATCCAAACAATTCACTCTCACTGAGTCTGAAAATCGCCTTATTGCTTTTGATAATTTAACTCAGGCAAAAAATGAGCTAAAAAAGATAAAAAATTGGCGTATTTTTGATAAATCACAGATTGATGACACTGAAAAGTACTCGGCTTATCTTCAAGTTAAATTAGATCAGACTAAATTACCAAAACAGCTTCAAGCAGATATAACCAGCAATCAAGAGTGGCAATTAGCTTCTAAACAATTTCAATGGACGTTCGTAAATAAAAAATGA
- a CDS encoding sensor histidine kinase yields MRYLIAIATLVGASLLFLLSKASSSSEFISGSSYTVVLILSGIFILTLIAIIANQIKKLFRNVKKDVMGSRLSMRLVISFTLMAVIPGLIVYLVSVNFLTRSIESWFNVKVESALDGGLKLGQKALDIMLTDLELKAGRMALTLSSMPTTSQYAALSDLREKTGVQDATIISDQGKIIAVSSNDAESFLPALPTLIQLKQAENNIYGKIEPIKNKGLYLRVLAPINGAAISNERLILQILQPVPDSLTTLAESVQDVFQDYQKLSYSRDSLKVIFSITLTLVLMLAILTAVAIGFLLSRKLSEPLALLAEGTKKIAKGNFKTMLPEKGKDELGVLVRSFNSMTRQLDQATQTSENNQIRLESARSYLETVLAHLSSGVIVINDDMEIKSFNIAASKILQVDLSKNTNQLITSISNKNKLLNNFVMSIQEEIKAASSKKQFEIIKQFEIKYEKNNQVLSLQINPLPQNKVKNYVLMIDDITMMIQAQRDAAWSEVARRLAHEIKNPLTPIQLSAERIKHKLGSKLNKEDTDILDKAVSTIVNQVDAMKTMVNEFSEYARAPQLNLELIDINETIKEISHLFENSGIKITTTLLKGLPKIKVDVNMMRQVLINLIQNAQDAMINNTKKPSIKINTNKYKNYLILSIEDNGPGFSADILKKAFEPYVTSKSHGTGLGLAIVKKIIEEHAGTIVVENIKSGGANINIQLPISKSK; encoded by the coding sequence ATGAGATATCTGATTGCCATTGCTACTTTAGTTGGTGCGTCACTCTTATTTCTTTTGTCAAAAGCAAGTTCAAGTTCTGAATTTATTTCAGGCAGCTCCTATACAGTTGTTCTTATATTAAGTGGCATTTTTATTTTGACTTTGATTGCAATTATTGCAAATCAGATTAAGAAATTATTTAGAAATGTTAAAAAAGACGTAATGGGAAGTCGTTTATCCATGCGTCTTGTTATTTCCTTTACCCTTATGGCAGTTATACCAGGTTTAATTGTCTATTTAGTTTCAGTTAATTTTCTAACGCGTTCAATTGAGTCATGGTTTAACGTCAAAGTTGAATCAGCCTTAGATGGTGGTTTGAAGCTCGGGCAGAAAGCATTAGACATTATGTTAACTGATCTAGAATTAAAGGCAGGGCGCATGGCATTGACGCTCTCGTCAATGCCTACGACATCTCAATATGCCGCACTTAGTGACCTTCGAGAAAAAACAGGTGTTCAAGACGCCACAATCATTTCTGACCAAGGAAAAATTATTGCTGTGTCAAGCAATGATGCAGAATCATTTTTACCTGCTTTGCCGACATTAATACAATTGAAGCAGGCAGAAAATAATATCTACGGAAAAATCGAGCCGATAAAAAATAAAGGTCTTTATTTGAGAGTTTTGGCACCAATTAATGGAGCTGCAATCTCAAACGAAAGATTAATTTTACAAATTTTACAACCAGTCCCAGACTCTTTGACGACCCTAGCTGAGTCAGTACAGGATGTATTCCAAGACTATCAGAAGCTTTCATATAGTCGAGATTCATTGAAAGTCATTTTTTCGATTACCTTAACGCTTGTACTTATGCTTGCTATTTTGACTGCTGTCGCTATCGGTTTTCTGCTTAGTAGAAAACTATCAGAACCACTTGCACTCCTCGCTGAAGGCACTAAAAAGATTGCAAAAGGAAATTTTAAGACCATGCTTCCTGAAAAGGGTAAAGATGAGTTAGGCGTTCTTGTAAGATCTTTTAATAGCATGACAAGACAGTTAGACCAGGCTACCCAAACATCAGAAAATAACCAAATAAGACTCGAGTCTGCTAGGTCATATCTTGAAACTGTATTAGCTCATTTATCTTCGGGCGTAATCGTTATTAATGATGATATGGAAATCAAATCATTTAATATTGCCGCCTCTAAAATTTTGCAGGTAGATTTATCTAAGAATACAAATCAATTAATAACTTCAATTTCAAATAAAAATAAATTATTAAACAATTTTGTTATGAGCATTCAAGAAGAAATTAAAGCTGCGAGTAGTAAGAAGCAATTTGAAATCATAAAGCAGTTTGAAATTAAATATGAAAAAAATAATCAAGTACTTTCGCTACAAATTAATCCCCTACCTCAAAATAAGGTTAAGAACTATGTCTTAATGATAGATGATATAACTATGATGATTCAGGCCCAACGAGATGCAGCATGGTCAGAAGTTGCAAGGAGGCTTGCGCACGAAATTAAAAATCCACTTACACCTATTCAACTTTCAGCAGAAAGAATTAAGCATAAATTAGGCTCTAAATTAAACAAAGAGGACACAGATATTCTAGATAAGGCTGTTTCAACTATTGTTAATCAAGTTGATGCAATGAAAACTATGGTAAATGAGTTTAGCGAATATGCACGGGCCCCTCAGTTGAATCTTGAATTAATAGATATTAACGAAACTATTAAGGAAATTTCTCATTTATTTGAAAATTCAGGGATTAAAATAACAACGACATTATTAAAAGGATTGCCTAAAATAAAAGTAGACGTAAATATGATGAGGCAGGTCCTTATAAATCTGATTCAGAATGCACAAGACGCTATGATAAATAATACAAAAAAGCCGAGTATTAAAATTAACACAAATAAATATAAAAACTATCTTATCTTATCCATTGAGGATAATGGCCCAGGGTTTTCAGCAGATATACTTAAAAAAGCATTTGAGCCATACGTCACGTCCAAGTCGCATGGCACTGGCCTTGGTTTGGCCATAGTGAAAAAAATCATTGAAGAGCATGCAGGCACTATTGTTGTAGAAAATATAAAAAGTGGCGGTGCTAATATCAATATTCAACTGCCGATATCTAAAAGTAAATAA